In Rhinolophus ferrumequinum isolate MPI-CBG mRhiFer1 chromosome 18, mRhiFer1_v1.p, whole genome shotgun sequence, a genomic segment contains:
- the TIMM13 gene encoding mitochondrial import inner membrane translocase subunit Tim13, which produces MEGGFGSDFGGSGGGKLDPGLIMEQVKVQIAVANAQELLQRMTDKCFRKCIGKPGGSLDNSEQKCIAMCMDRYMDAWNTVSRAYNSRLQRERANM; this is translated from the exons ATGGAGGGCGGCTTCGGCTCGGATTTCGGGGGCTCCGGCGGCGGCAAGCTGGACCCGGGGCTTATCATGGAGCAGGTGAAGGTGCAGATCGCCGTGGCCAACGCTCAGGAGCTTCTGCAG AGGATGACGGACAAGTGCTTCCGGAAGTGCATTGGGAAGCCGGGGGGCTCCCTGGACAATTCGGAGCAG AAGTGCATCGCCATGTGCATGGACCGCTACATGGACGCCTGGAACACCGTGTCCCGCGCTTACAACTCGCGGCTCCAACGGGAACGAGCCAACATGTGA